A section of the Streptomyces sp. NBC_01363 genome encodes:
- a CDS encoding YciI family protein, which produces MFVLELTYTAPVERVDALLKDHVAWLDTQYAAGVFIASGRKNPRDGGVILAVGDDRALIEKIIAEDPFTAQGVCAYRITEFIATKTADELAPYRQQLPG; this is translated from the coding sequence ATGTTCGTACTGGAGTTGACCTACACCGCACCCGTCGAGCGCGTCGACGCGCTGCTGAAGGACCATGTCGCCTGGCTGGACACGCAGTACGCGGCCGGGGTGTTCATCGCGTCGGGCCGCAAGAATCCGCGGGACGGAGGGGTGATCCTGGCCGTCGGGGACGACCGCGCGCTGATCGAGAAGATAATCGCGGAGGACCCGTTCACGGCACAGGGCGTGTGCGCGTACCGGATCACCGAGTTCATCGCGACGAAGACCGCGGACGAACTCGCGCCGTACCGCCAGCAGTTGCCCGGGTAG
- a CDS encoding endonuclease V, producing MTSLPMPADEAEARAVQDTLRARVVLDEPGPPPGTGRVTGVDVAYDDERDVVVAAAVVLDAATLDVVAETTAVGRVTFPYIPGLLAFREIPTVLAALETLPVDPGLVICDGYGRAHPRRFGLASHLGVLTGLPVIGVAKNPFTFSYEQPGPHRGDRSPLLDGEEEVGRALRTQEGVKPVFVSVGHRTGLDNACAHTLLLARDFRQPETTRRADSLCRQALREATA from the coding sequence ATGACAAGCCTTCCGATGCCCGCCGACGAGGCCGAAGCCCGAGCCGTCCAGGACACCCTGCGCGCCCGCGTGGTGCTCGACGAACCCGGCCCGCCGCCCGGCACCGGCCGGGTCACGGGGGTCGACGTCGCCTACGACGACGAGCGCGACGTCGTCGTCGCGGCAGCGGTCGTCCTCGACGCGGCGACGCTCGACGTGGTCGCCGAGACCACCGCCGTCGGCCGGGTCACCTTCCCGTACATCCCCGGCCTCCTCGCCTTCCGGGAGATCCCGACCGTGCTGGCCGCGCTCGAAACCCTGCCGGTCGACCCCGGACTCGTGATCTGTGACGGATACGGCCGGGCGCACCCGCGCCGCTTCGGACTCGCCAGCCACCTCGGGGTGCTCACCGGTCTCCCGGTGATCGGCGTCGCCAAGAACCCGTTCACCTTCTCGTACGAGCAACCGGGCCCCCACCGCGGCGACCGGTCGCCGCTGCTCGACGGCGAGGAGGAAGTGGGCCGGGCGCTGCGCACCCAGGAGGGCGTCAAACCCGTCTTCGTCTCCGTCGGGCACCGGACGGGCCTGGACAACGCCTGCGCCCACACCCTGCTGCTGGCCCGTGACTTCCGTCAGCCGGAAACCACCCGCAGGGCCGACTCGCTCTGCCGGCAGGCCCTGCGGGAGGCGACCGCCTGA
- the mmpA gene encoding morphogenic membrane protein MmpA, with protein sequence MNEHRTSTRPGTVYLAQRRVAVGMTLGMVAGAVWAVSMICTLVSWAL encoded by the coding sequence ATGAACGAACATCGAACGTCCACACGACCCGGCACCGTCTATCTCGCTCAGCGCCGGGTCGCGGTGGGGATGACACTCGGCATGGTCGCGGGAGCGGTCTGGGCCGTCTCGATGATCTGCACGCTGGTGTCCTGGGCGCTCTGA
- a CDS encoding peptidoglycan-binding protein, with translation MTDNTVAGREEQPGRALAGLLRNWWESSARDGREKPTQQSLAKRLGVDQTTLSRYLNPAHASNAPRRIVEQLHAVLRAPDDELVRACALADAAAGRRPAATASAAPAPAGPADGRGAAPRWWDRSPVKFPALAVASLLLLALGCIAWWVVPTAGQSDAKATANVSDRPSEGRDWPLARKGNVLWKARTVQLLLRANGFDVKVDADYGPATAEAVKKFQSAHGLTPDGKVGKDTWPLLIITVDSRTTKPDAVTAVQYLLHHSGVPTDSTGTYTLATMRSLKEFQESRNLPATGVGDESTWRALLNAQGPDQHK, from the coding sequence ATGACGGACAACACTGTGGCGGGTCGCGAGGAGCAGCCGGGACGGGCGCTCGCCGGGTTACTGAGGAACTGGTGGGAATCGTCGGCGCGCGACGGCCGCGAGAAACCCACCCAGCAGTCCCTCGCCAAGCGGCTGGGGGTCGACCAGACCACCCTGTCGCGCTATCTGAATCCCGCTCACGCCTCCAACGCTCCGCGCAGGATCGTCGAGCAGCTGCACGCGGTGCTGCGGGCTCCGGACGACGAACTGGTCCGGGCCTGTGCCCTGGCGGACGCGGCGGCCGGCAGACGCCCGGCGGCCACGGCCTCGGCGGCGCCCGCCCCCGCCGGGCCGGCCGACGGTCGCGGTGCGGCCCCCCGCTGGTGGGACCGTTCCCCCGTCAAGTTCCCGGCCCTGGCCGTCGCGTCGCTTCTCCTCCTCGCGCTCGGCTGCATCGCGTGGTGGGTGGTCCCGACCGCGGGACAGAGCGATGCCAAGGCCACGGCGAACGTGTCGGACCGGCCGTCGGAAGGCAGGGACTGGCCCTTGGCCCGCAAGGGCAATGTGCTCTGGAAGGCACGTACGGTGCAATTGCTGCTGCGGGCGAACGGCTTCGACGTGAAGGTCGACGCCGACTACGGTCCGGCCACGGCGGAGGCCGTGAAGAAGTTCCAGTCCGCTCACGGCCTGACCCCGGACGGCAAGGTCGGCAAGGACACCTGGCCGTTGCTGATCATCACGGTCGACTCGCGCACGACGAAGCCCGACGCCGTCACGGCCGTGCAGTACCTGCTGCACCACTCCGGGGTGCCGACCGACAGCACCGGTACGTACACCCTCGCGACCATGCGGTCGCTGAAGGAGTTCCAGGAGTCGCGGAATCTGCCGGCGACGGGCGTCGGGGACGAGAGCACCTGGCGCGCACTGCTCAACGCCCAGGGGCCGGACCAGCACAAGTAG
- a CDS encoding trans-acting enoyl reductase family protein, translating into MNRQNGAQRPYDVVLFGATGFVGSLTAEYLAAHAPSDCRWALAGRDRAKLEHLRERLAAIDPRCADLPLLHADADDEHALRELAESAHVVATTVGPYVWYGEKLVAACAEAGTDYADLTGEAEFVDRMYLEHDARARETGARIVHACGFDSVPHDLGVYFTVQQLPQDVPLTVDGFVRSNAVFSGGTFASALTAMGRGPSMLRAARERRLHEPRLVARRARAPFGTPHFSTETGTWAIPLPTLDPQVVERSARALARYGPDFRYRHFASVRHLPVALGGTAAVGALLGAAQLPASRSWLMDRYEPGKGPDAERRRRSWFTVRFVGAGGGHRVLTEVSGGDPGYDETAKMLAQSALCLALDELPPTSGQVTTAAAMGDALLERLRSAGLRFRVASAR; encoded by the coding sequence GTGAACAGGCAGAACGGGGCACAACGCCCCTATGACGTGGTCCTCTTCGGCGCCACCGGCTTCGTGGGCTCCCTCACCGCCGAATATCTCGCCGCCCACGCACCCTCCGACTGCCGTTGGGCCCTGGCCGGACGCGACCGGGCCAAGCTGGAGCACCTGCGCGAACGTCTCGCCGCGATCGACCCGCGCTGCGCGGACCTCCCGCTCCTGCACGCCGACGCCGACGACGAGCACGCGCTGCGCGAACTCGCTGAATCCGCCCATGTGGTGGCCACGACGGTCGGCCCGTACGTCTGGTACGGCGAGAAGCTGGTCGCGGCCTGCGCCGAGGCGGGGACGGACTACGCGGACCTCACCGGTGAGGCGGAGTTCGTGGACCGGATGTATCTGGAGCACGACGCGCGGGCCCGCGAGACCGGGGCCCGGATCGTGCACGCCTGCGGTTTCGACTCCGTACCGCACGACCTCGGGGTGTACTTCACCGTCCAGCAGCTGCCGCAGGACGTGCCGCTGACCGTCGACGGCTTCGTGCGCAGCAACGCCGTCTTCTCCGGCGGTACGTTCGCCTCGGCGCTCACCGCGATGGGCCGCGGCCCATCGATGCTGCGCGCGGCCCGGGAACGCCGGCTGCACGAACCGCGGCTGGTCGCCCGCCGGGCCCGTGCCCCGTTCGGCACTCCGCACTTCAGCACGGAGACCGGCACCTGGGCGATCCCGCTGCCGACACTGGACCCGCAGGTCGTCGAGCGCTCGGCGCGGGCACTCGCCCGCTACGGCCCCGACTTCCGCTACCGCCACTTCGCCTCGGTGCGGCATCTGCCGGTGGCCCTCGGCGGTACGGCCGCGGTGGGCGCCCTCCTGGGTGCCGCGCAGCTCCCGGCGTCCCGGTCCTGGCTGATGGACCGGTACGAGCCGGGCAAGGGACCGGACGCGGAGCGCCGGCGGCGCAGCTGGTTCACCGTGCGCTTCGTCGGTGCGGGCGGCGGGCACCGGGTCCTCACCGAGGTCTCGGGCGGCGACCCCGGCTACGACGAGACGGCGAAGATGCTCGCCCAGTCCGCGCTCTGTCTCGCCCTGGACGAGCTCCCCCCGACGTCGGGGCAGGTCACCACGGCCGCCGCGATGGGTGACGCGCTGCTGGAGCGGCTGCGCTCGGCCGGTCTGCGCTTCCGGGTCGCGTCGGCCCGCTGA
- a CDS encoding CaiB/BaiF CoA-transferase family protein: MATTEHGSHGPLTGVRVVELAGIGPGPFAAMLLADLGADVVRVDRPGGAGLGIDPAYDLTNRNKRSVLVDLKAENGAAAVLDLVERADILIEGYRPGVAERLGVGPDVALARNPQLVYGRMTGWGQDGPLAERAGHDIAYIALTGTLSMIGKPGEPPTVPANLVGDYAGGSLYLVVGVLAALQHARTPGGRGQVVDAAIVDGAAHLATMIHGMLAAGGWQDRRGANLLDGGCPFYGTYETADGQYMAVGPLEQRFYDEFGRLLGLGDEAPDRGDITRWEELRTVVADRFRTRTRAEWTEVFEGSDACVAPVLSLREAPHHPHIAARSTFVEHGGLTQPAPAPRFSATPVSVRGGPARPGADNEAVAADWGVPGIAGPE, from the coding sequence ATGGCAACGACAGAGCACGGCTCGCACGGCCCGCTGACAGGGGTGCGGGTGGTCGAACTGGCCGGCATCGGACCCGGTCCGTTCGCCGCGATGCTCCTGGCCGACCTCGGCGCCGATGTCGTCAGGGTCGACCGGCCCGGCGGCGCGGGGCTGGGCATCGACCCCGCGTACGACCTCACCAACCGCAACAAACGCTCCGTGCTCGTCGACCTCAAGGCCGAGAACGGTGCCGCCGCGGTGCTCGACCTGGTCGAGCGCGCCGACATCCTGATCGAGGGCTACCGGCCGGGCGTCGCCGAACGGCTCGGCGTCGGCCCCGACGTCGCGCTGGCCCGCAATCCGCAGCTCGTGTACGGGCGGATGACCGGCTGGGGCCAGGACGGACCGCTCGCCGAACGGGCCGGGCACGACATCGCCTACATCGCGCTCACCGGCACCCTCTCCATGATCGGCAAGCCCGGCGAGCCGCCCACCGTCCCGGCCAATCTCGTCGGCGACTACGCGGGCGGCTCGCTCTATCTCGTCGTCGGCGTGCTCGCCGCCCTCCAGCACGCCCGCACCCCCGGCGGCCGGGGCCAGGTCGTGGACGCGGCCATCGTCGACGGCGCCGCCCATCTCGCCACGATGATCCACGGAATGCTCGCGGCCGGCGGCTGGCAGGACCGGCGCGGCGCCAACCTCCTGGACGGCGGCTGCCCGTTCTACGGTACGTACGAGACGGCCGACGGCCAGTACATGGCGGTCGGGCCGCTGGAGCAGCGGTTCTACGACGAGTTCGGCCGGCTCCTCGGACTCGGGGACGAAGCCCCGGACCGGGGCGACATCACCCGGTGGGAGGAACTGCGCACCGTCGTCGCCGACCGGTTCAGGACCCGTACGCGTGCCGAGTGGACCGAGGTGTTCGAGGGATCGGACGCCTGCGTCGCACCCGTCCTCTCGCTCCGCGAGGCGCCCCACCACCCGCACATCGCCGCCCGCTCCACCTTCGTCGAGCACGGCGGGCTCACCCAGCCCGCGCCGGCACCGCGCTTCTCCGCGACCCCCGTCTCCGTACGCGGCGGCCCCGCGCGACCCGGCGCGGACAACGAGGCCGTCGCCGCCGACTGGGGCGTACCCGGCATCGCCGGGCCGGAGTGA
- a CDS encoding acyl-CoA dehydrogenase family protein, translating to MQRQIFTEEHDAFRETVRTFLSKEVLPHYEQWEKDGIVSREAWRAAGRQGLLGLAVPEEYGGGGNTDFRYSAVLAEEFTRAGTPGLALGLHNDIIGPYLTGLGTSEQKRRWLPGFCSGETITAIAMTEPGAGSDLQGIRTTAEDMGDHWLLNGSKTFISNGILADLVVVVAKTTPEGGAKGLSLVVVERGADGFERGRNLDKIGQKSQDTAELFFNDVRVPKKNLLGERDGAFIHLMTNLAQERMGIAVAGIAAAEHLLEITTRYVKEREAFGRPLSKLQHIRFEIAEMATECAVTRTFLDRCIVDHSDGTLDAVHASMAKWWATELQKRVADRCLQLHGGYGYMSEYPVARAFTDGRIQTIYGGTTEIMKEIIGRSLLA from the coding sequence GTGCAGCGGCAGATCTTCACCGAAGAGCACGACGCGTTCCGCGAGACCGTGCGCACCTTCCTCAGCAAGGAGGTCCTCCCGCACTACGAGCAGTGGGAGAAGGACGGCATCGTCTCGCGCGAGGCCTGGCGCGCGGCCGGCCGTCAGGGGCTGCTGGGTCTCGCCGTACCCGAGGAGTACGGGGGCGGCGGCAACACCGACTTCCGCTACAGTGCGGTTCTCGCCGAGGAGTTCACCCGGGCCGGTACGCCCGGCCTCGCGCTCGGGCTGCACAACGACATCATCGGCCCCTACCTCACGGGTCTCGGCACCAGCGAGCAGAAGCGCCGCTGGCTGCCCGGCTTCTGCAGCGGCGAGACCATCACCGCCATCGCCATGACCGAACCCGGCGCGGGCTCCGACCTCCAGGGCATCCGCACCACCGCCGAGGACATGGGCGACCACTGGCTGCTCAACGGGTCCAAGACCTTCATCTCCAACGGCATCCTCGCCGACCTCGTGGTCGTCGTCGCGAAGACCACCCCGGAGGGCGGCGCGAAGGGGCTCTCGCTGGTCGTTGTCGAACGCGGCGCGGACGGCTTCGAGCGCGGTCGCAACCTCGACAAGATCGGGCAGAAGTCCCAGGACACCGCGGAGCTGTTCTTCAACGACGTCCGCGTCCCCAAGAAGAACCTGCTCGGCGAGCGGGACGGCGCCTTCATCCACCTGATGACCAACCTCGCGCAGGAACGGATGGGCATAGCGGTGGCAGGGATCGCCGCCGCGGAACACCTGCTGGAGATCACCACGCGGTACGTCAAGGAGCGCGAGGCCTTCGGACGCCCGCTCTCCAAGCTCCAGCACATCAGGTTCGAGATCGCCGAGATGGCCACCGAGTGCGCCGTCACCCGTACCTTCCTCGACCGCTGCATCGTCGACCACTCCGACGGGACCCTCGACGCCGTGCACGCCTCGATGGCCAAGTGGTGGGCCACCGAACTGCAGAAGCGTGTCGCCGACCGCTGCCTCCAGCTGCACGGCGGATACGGCTACATGTCGGAGTACCCGGTCGCCAGGGCGTTCACCGACGGCCGCATCCAGACCATCTACGGCGGCACGACCGAGATCATGAAGGAGATCATCGGCCGCTCACTGCTCGCCTGA
- a CDS encoding acetyl-CoA C-acetyltransferase, whose translation MSTEAFVYDAIRTPRGRGKANGALHGTKPIDLVVGLIHEIRGRFPGLDPAAIDDIVLGVVSPLGDQGSDIARIAAIAAGLPDTVAGVQENRFCASGLEAVNLAAAKVRSGWEDLVLAGGVESMSRVPMGSDGGAWAMDPMTNFETGFAPQGVGADLIATIEGFSRRDVDEFAALSQERAAEAWKDGRFARSVVPVKDRNGLVVLDHDEHMRPGTTADSLAALKPSFATIGEMGGFDAVALQKYHWVEKIDHVHHAGNSSGIVDGAALVAIGNQEVGERYGLAPRARIISAAVSGSEPTIMLTGPAPATRKALAKAGLTIDDIDLVEINEAFAGVVLRFARDMGLPLDKINVNGGAIALGHPLGATGAMILGTLIDELERRDQRYGLATLCVGGGMGIATVIERL comes from the coding sequence TTGAGTACCGAAGCGTTCGTCTACGACGCGATCCGCACCCCGCGCGGCCGCGGCAAGGCCAATGGCGCCCTGCACGGCACCAAGCCGATCGACCTCGTCGTCGGCCTCATCCACGAAATCCGCGGCCGCTTCCCCGGCCTCGACCCGGCGGCCATCGACGACATCGTCCTCGGCGTGGTCAGCCCGCTCGGCGACCAGGGCTCCGACATCGCCCGGATCGCCGCCATCGCGGCCGGCCTCCCGGACACCGTCGCCGGCGTCCAGGAGAACCGCTTCTGTGCCTCGGGTCTGGAGGCCGTCAACCTGGCCGCCGCCAAGGTCCGTTCGGGCTGGGAGGACCTCGTCCTCGCGGGCGGCGTCGAGTCGATGTCCCGGGTCCCGATGGGCTCCGACGGCGGCGCCTGGGCGATGGACCCGATGACCAACTTCGAGACCGGCTTCGCCCCGCAGGGCGTCGGCGCCGACCTCATCGCCACCATCGAGGGCTTCTCCCGCCGCGACGTCGACGAGTTCGCCGCACTCTCCCAGGAACGCGCCGCCGAAGCGTGGAAGGACGGCCGCTTCGCGCGTTCCGTCGTCCCCGTCAAGGACCGCAACGGCCTCGTTGTGCTCGACCACGACGAGCACATGCGGCCCGGCACCACCGCCGACTCCCTCGCCGCGCTCAAGCCCTCCTTCGCCACGATCGGCGAGATGGGCGGCTTCGACGCGGTGGCGCTGCAGAAGTACCACTGGGTCGAGAAGATCGACCACGTCCACCACGCGGGCAACTCCTCCGGCATCGTCGACGGCGCCGCGCTCGTCGCGATCGGCAACCAGGAGGTCGGCGAGCGCTACGGACTCGCTCCGCGCGCCCGGATCATCTCCGCCGCCGTCTCCGGCTCCGAGCCGACCATCATGCTGACCGGCCCCGCGCCCGCCACCCGCAAGGCCCTCGCCAAGGCCGGGCTGACCATCGACGACATCGACCTCGTCGAGATCAACGAGGCGTTCGCCGGAGTCGTGCTCCGCTTCGCCAGGGACATGGGGCTCCCGCTCGACAAGATCAACGTCAACGGCGGCGCCATCGCCCTCGGCCACCCGCTCGGCGCCACCGGCGCGATGATCCTCGGCACCCTCATCGACGAACTGGAACGCCGCGACCAGCGGTACGGCCTCGCCACCCTCTGCGTCGGCGGCGGCATGGGCATCGCCACCGTCATCGAGCGTCTCTGA
- a CDS encoding 3-hydroxyacyl-CoA dehydrogenase NAD-binding domain-containing protein: MTESTTIRWEQDETGVVTLVLDDPAQSANTMNQAFKDSIAAIADRAEAEKDSIRGIIYTSAKKTFFAGGDLKDMIKVGPGNAQQAFDTGTAIKNSLRRIETLGKPVVAAINGAALGGGYEIALASHHRVALDTPGSRIGLPEVTLGLLPAGGGVTRTVRLMGIADALLKVLLQGTQYTPQRALENGLVHEVAATREEMLEKARAFIDANPESQQPWDVKGYRIPGGTPSNPKFAANLPAFPSNLKKQLAGAPMPAPRNILAAAVEGSQVDFETALTIEARYFTELVTGQVAKNMIQAFFFDLQAVNSGASRPKGIEERQVDKVAVLGAGMMGAGIAYSCARAGIEVVLKDVSTEAAAKGKAYSEKLLDKALSRGRTTEAKRDELLARITPTGDPADLAGCDAVIEAVFEDTALKHKVFQEIQDIIEPDALLCSNTSTLPITVLAEGVSRPADFIGLHFFSPVDKMPLVEIIKGEQTGDEALARAFDLVRRIKKTPIVVNDSRGFFTSRVIGQFINEGVAMVGEGVEPASIEQAAAQSGYPAKVLSLMDELTLTLPRKIRNETRRAVEEAGGTWAGHPSDAVIDRMVDEFGRPGRSGGAGFYEYDENGRRTRLWPGLREHFAKPDTDIPFIDMKERMLFSEALDSVRCLEENVLVSVADANIGSIMGIGFPPWTGGVLQYINGYEGGLPGFVARARELAERYGDRFLPPALLVEKAGKGETFHD; this comes from the coding sequence ATGACCGAGAGCACGACCATCCGCTGGGAACAGGACGAGACCGGCGTCGTCACCCTCGTACTCGACGACCCCGCCCAGTCCGCCAACACGATGAACCAGGCCTTCAAGGACTCCATCGCGGCCATCGCCGACCGCGCCGAGGCCGAGAAGGACTCCATCCGCGGCATCATCTACACCTCCGCCAAGAAGACCTTCTTCGCAGGCGGCGACCTCAAGGACATGATCAAGGTCGGCCCCGGGAACGCCCAGCAGGCCTTCGACACCGGCACCGCCATCAAGAACTCGCTGCGCCGCATCGAGACCCTCGGCAAGCCCGTCGTCGCCGCCATCAACGGCGCGGCGCTCGGCGGCGGTTACGAGATCGCGCTCGCCTCGCACCACCGCGTCGCCCTCGACACGCCCGGCTCCCGGATCGGCCTGCCCGAGGTCACCCTCGGCCTGCTGCCCGCAGGCGGCGGCGTCACCCGCACCGTACGCCTCATGGGCATCGCCGACGCGCTGCTGAAGGTCCTCCTCCAGGGCACCCAGTACACCCCGCAGCGCGCCCTGGAGAACGGTCTGGTCCACGAGGTCGCCGCCACCCGGGAGGAGATGCTCGAAAAGGCCCGCGCCTTCATCGACGCGAACCCCGAGTCCCAGCAGCCCTGGGACGTCAAGGGATACCGGATCCCCGGCGGCACCCCGTCCAACCCCAAGTTCGCCGCCAACCTGCCGGCCTTCCCGTCCAACCTGAAGAAGCAGCTCGCGGGCGCCCCGATGCCCGCGCCCCGCAACATCCTGGCCGCCGCCGTCGAGGGTTCCCAGGTCGACTTCGAGACCGCGCTGACCATCGAGGCCCGCTACTTCACCGAGCTGGTCACCGGCCAGGTCGCGAAGAACATGATCCAGGCGTTCTTCTTCGACCTCCAGGCCGTCAACTCCGGTGCCAGTCGCCCCAAGGGGATCGAGGAGCGCCAGGTCGACAAGGTCGCCGTCCTCGGCGCCGGGATGATGGGCGCGGGCATCGCGTACTCCTGTGCCCGCGCCGGCATCGAGGTCGTGCTCAAGGACGTCTCCACCGAGGCCGCGGCCAAGGGCAAGGCGTACAGCGAGAAGCTCCTCGACAAGGCGCTCTCCCGGGGCCGCACCACCGAGGCCAAGCGTGACGAGCTGCTGGCCCGGATCACCCCGACCGGCGACCCGGCCGACCTGGCGGGCTGCGACGCCGTCATCGAGGCCGTCTTCGAGGACACCGCGCTCAAGCACAAGGTGTTCCAGGAGATCCAGGACATCATCGAGCCGGACGCCCTGCTCTGCTCCAACACCTCGACCCTGCCCATCACCGTCCTGGCCGAAGGCGTCTCGCGCCCGGCCGACTTCATCGGGCTGCACTTCTTCTCGCCCGTGGACAAGATGCCGCTGGTCGAGATCATCAAGGGCGAGCAGACCGGCGACGAAGCCCTGGCCCGTGCCTTCGACCTGGTCCGCCGGATCAAGAAGACCCCGATCGTCGTCAACGACTCGCGCGGCTTCTTCACCTCGCGGGTCATCGGCCAGTTCATCAACGAGGGCGTCGCCATGGTCGGCGAGGGCGTCGAACCGGCGTCCATCGAGCAGGCCGCGGCACAGTCCGGCTACCCGGCCAAGGTGCTCTCCCTGATGGACGAGCTGACCCTCACCCTGCCCCGCAAGATCCGCAACGAGACCCGGCGGGCCGTCGAGGAGGCCGGCGGCACCTGGGCCGGACACCCGTCGGACGCGGTCATCGACCGGATGGTCGACGAGTTCGGCCGACCGGGACGCAGCGGTGGCGCCGGCTTCTACGAGTACGACGAGAACGGCAGGCGGACCCGTCTGTGGCCCGGACTGCGGGAGCACTTCGCCAAGCCCGACACCGACATCCCCTTCATCGACATGAAGGAGCGGATGCTGTTCTCCGAGGCCCTGGACAGCGTCCGCTGCCTGGAGGAGAACGTCCTCGTCTCCGTGGCCGACGCCAACATCGGCTCCATCATGGGCATCGGCTTCCCGCCGTGGACCGGCGGCGTGCTCCAGTACATCAACGGTTACGAGGGCGGCCTGCCCGGCTTCGTCGCCCGCGCCCGGGAGCTCGCGGAGCGGTACGGCGACCGCTTCCTGCCGCCCGCGCTCCTCGTGGAGAAGGCGGGGAAGGGCGAGACCTTCCACGACTGA
- a CDS encoding MerR family transcriptional regulator has protein sequence MATGAEEPTLTVDELAARAGVTVRTVRFYSTRGLLPPPVIGPRRVGHYGHDHLSRLALIEELQHQGMTLAAIERYLEQLPPDLSAHDLAIHRALVASWAPDSAEDATRAELERRAGRALTEQDIARLAAMGVLEGAEPVDGRYRVDPGLLRLGVELLGVPIAHETILAARTVLLEHSRSAAQELTRLFRDEVWGPYRERESDPEHVAVMKSLSAHMQPMVLQALVTAFQRSLKEELRAAFTAE, from the coding sequence ATGGCGACCGGGGCCGAGGAGCCTACGCTCACCGTCGACGAGCTGGCGGCGCGCGCCGGGGTGACCGTGCGCACGGTGCGTTTCTACAGCACCCGCGGGCTGCTGCCGCCCCCGGTCATCGGACCGCGCCGGGTGGGGCACTACGGACACGACCACCTGTCCCGGCTGGCGCTCATCGAGGAGCTCCAGCACCAGGGCATGACACTGGCCGCGATCGAACGCTATCTGGAGCAGCTGCCGCCTGACCTGAGCGCGCACGACCTGGCGATCCACCGGGCCCTGGTGGCGTCCTGGGCACCGGACTCGGCGGAGGACGCGACGCGGGCGGAGCTGGAGCGGCGGGCCGGCCGGGCGCTGACCGAGCAGGACATCGCGCGGCTGGCCGCGATGGGGGTGCTGGAGGGCGCGGAGCCGGTCGACGGCAGGTACCGGGTGGACCCGGGGCTGCTGCGGCTCGGGGTCGAGCTGCTCGGCGTGCCGATCGCGCACGAGACGATCCTGGCCGCCCGGACGGTGCTGCTGGAGCACTCCCGGTCCGCCGCGCAGGAGCTGACCCGACTGTTCCGGGACGAGGTGTGGGGTCCGTACCGGGAGCGGGAGTCGGACCCTGAGCACGTGGCGGTGATGAAGTCGCTGTCGGCCCATATGCAGCCGATGGTGCTGCAGGCGCTGGTGACCGCGTTCCAGCGGTCGCTGAAGGAGGAGCTGCGGGCCGCGTTCACGGCGGAGTGA